From Geomonas agri, one genomic window encodes:
- a CDS encoding FAD/NAD(P)-binding protein, giving the protein MREHRHSPHVPYAAQLIDRRDLSEDTSLFRIAPEASALAELASFVPGQFVQLSVPGAGEVPISPADLPAADGTLELCVRRVGHVTELLHKLKPGARLGLRGPFGCGFPLGDMAGRPVLLLAGGLGIAPLRSLLIHLLRQRDRYGDITLMYGAKQPRLMLFREELAALAAGGGMRLYLTVDFAPEQQEGDYSCAVGLLPDLLKGFRFDAAATYAALCGPPPLYRCLVADLERAGVAAERILLSLERRMRCGVGRCCHCAIGQKLCCMDGPVFRASDLKGIPEAL; this is encoded by the coding sequence ATGAGAGAGCACCGCCACTCGCCCCACGTTCCCTACGCGGCGCAATTGATCGATCGTCGCGACCTCTCCGAGGACACGTCACTGTTCCGCATCGCGCCAGAGGCGAGCGCGCTGGCCGAGCTTGCCTCCTTCGTTCCCGGGCAATTCGTGCAACTTTCGGTCCCCGGCGCGGGTGAAGTCCCGATTTCACCGGCGGACCTTCCCGCCGCGGATGGAACACTGGAGTTATGCGTGCGGCGCGTTGGGCACGTCACCGAACTGCTGCACAAACTAAAGCCTGGAGCCCGACTCGGGCTGCGCGGCCCCTTCGGCTGCGGGTTCCCGCTTGGCGACATGGCCGGCCGACCGGTCCTGCTTCTCGCCGGGGGGCTGGGGATAGCCCCCTTGCGATCGCTGCTCATACACCTTTTGCGGCAGCGAGACCGGTACGGGGACATCACGCTGATGTACGGCGCCAAGCAGCCCAGGCTCATGCTGTTCCGCGAAGAACTCGCTGCACTTGCGGCCGGCGGCGGCATGAGGCTCTACCTGACCGTCGATTTCGCGCCGGAGCAGCAGGAGGGAGACTATTCCTGCGCCGTCGGTTTGCTGCCCGACCTCCTGAAGGGATTCCGCTTCGATGCAGCCGCCACCTATGCCGCACTCTGCGGACCGCCTCCCCTGTACCGTTGCCTGGTCGCCGACCTGGAGCGCGCCGGGGTCGCGGCGGAACGTATCCTGCTGAGCCTCGAACGCAGGATGCGCTGCGGCGTGGGCCGCTGCTGCCACTGCGCGATCGGGCAGAAACTTTGCTGCATGGACGGCCCGGTGTTCCGTGCCAGCGACCTTAAAGGGATACCGGAGGCACTGTGA